A region from the Fusarium musae strain F31 chromosome 1, whole genome shotgun sequence genome encodes:
- a CDS encoding hypothetical protein (EggNog:ENOG41), whose protein sequence is MATTLIPSALEKPSNCGSNYESLLKHSVITGADEKARMRGDNPLPSVEPPKKVIVVGAGISGLRAASVLRRHGLDVVIVEARDRIGGRICASSQPGKTRDLGAAWMHETSQNKLTKLIPKLEVDYYYDDGAPLYYTPYGKAGAQFKAKKVADEFADYCEWFYKNNPDAEDKSVDELVRSFVKKHDLITEDERLWAPQATREIELWIGTSTSAASSKHLSYFVTERNLYVLHGGYQKIVGWTAESILDSIRLNHHVSHVQWSEDGGSRAVVTCQNAQGKEERLVADAVVVTVPLGVLRRQLISFTPSLPGDISEGISRFSYGALGKVFFEFAEVFWTKDHDQLIYYPAPPEHQEEGLVTDGILAHPTVTVNTWLMSGRKELCVQVAEPLTQRVEAMSNEELYSFFRPLFNLYRTEPYKALPQLVSIECTKWTQDPLAGFGTYSADKVGDEPSLFTDALINHKHSRLQFAGEHCTLVANGCVHGAFATGETAATNLLSSFGIKYDGGDLVSLINNSN, encoded by the exons ATGGCTACTACCCTTATACCCAGCGCCTTGGAAAAACCAAGCAATTGCGGCTCCAATTATGAAAGCCTGCTCAAACATTCTGTCATCACTGGCGCTGACGAGAAGGCTCGAATGCGGGGAGATAACCCTCTCCCAAGCGTAGAGCCACCGAAGAAGGTGATTGTAGTCGGCGCTGGAATTTCTGGGCTCCGAGCTGCTTCAGTCCTGCGCCGCCACGGCCTCGATGTTGTAATCGTCGAGGCCCGTGACCGTATCGGTGGCCGTATCTGCGCCAGCAGCCAGCCCGGCAAGACGCGTGATCTCG GTGCCGCTTGGATGCATGAGACGTCGCAAAACAAATTGACCAAGTTGATCCCGAAGCTGGAAGTCGACTATTACTACGATGACGGGGCTCCTTTGTACTACACACCTTACGGTAAAGCCGGCGCTCAattcaaagccaagaaagtGGCGGACGAATTCGCCGACTACTGTGAGTGGTTTTATAAGAACAATCCGGATGCTGAGGACAAAAGCGTCGACGAGTTAGTGAGATCATTTGTGAAGAAGCACGATCTCATCACTGAAGATGAGCGCCTCTGGGCGCCACAAGCTACGAGAGAG ATAGAGCTCTGGATAGGCACAAGTACGTCTGCAGCATCGTCCAAGCATCTCAGCTATTTTGTTACGGAGCGTAACCTCTACGTTTTACATGGTGGCTATCAGAAGATCGTTGGATGGACAGCTGAGTCAATACTCGACTCTATTCGACTAAATCACCATGTCAGCCATGTTCAGTGGAGCGAGGATGGTGGCTCACGTGCCGTCGTCACCTGTCAGAACGCCCAAGGCAAGGAAGAGCGTTTGGTGGCCGATGCGGTCGTGGTAACAGTGCCCTTGGGCGTCCTTCGTCGTCAGTTAATTTCCTTCACGCCCTCTCTTCCGGGTGATATAAGTGAGGGGATCAGCCGTTTCAGTTACGGTGCCCTTGGCAAAGTATTCTTTGAGTTTGCCGAGGTCTTCTGGACCAAGGACCATGACCAGCTTATTTACTACCCGGCACCCCCTGAACATCAAGAAGAGGGGCTTGTTACAGATGGTATCCTAGCCCATCCTACTGTCACAGTTAACACCTGGCTCATGTCAGGGAGAAAGGAGCTATGCGTCCAGGTTGCCGAACCATTGACGCAGCGGGTCGAAGCCATGAGTAATGAGGAACTGTATAGCTTCTTTCGGCCTCTGTTCAATCTTTACCGTACTGAGCCATACAAGGCCCTACCTCAACTTGTGAGTATCGAGTGCACAAAATGGACTCAGGATCCATTGGCTGGTTTTGGAACCTACTCGGCCGACAAGGTCGGTGATGAACCCAGCCTGTTCACTGACGCTTTGATAAATCACAAACATAGCCGTCTGCAGTTTGCCGGCGAGCACTGCACTTTGGTTGCTAATGGATGCGTCCATGGAGCGTTTGCTACTGGTGAGACAGCTGCGACTAACTTGCTGAGTTCTTTTGGAATTAAGTATGATGGCGGCGACCTTGTTagtcttataaataactcaAATTAG
- a CDS encoding hypothetical protein (EggNog:ENOG41) translates to MPSAKVSEPSNGALSTNGSGKAHVRPTANSDMSTSRRLVPLIHEGTVTYLNASFAPPSNMIVHEAITKYASEALYNPLPKPTWQATMQDARRLLARYINTDSSNIAFTRDTTEALGSIIHGLHFKPGDNVVLLDTEHPNHAYQWMSLRPLGLQVRQVPTIEADKKNGKLSVANAETFAPYVDDRTIAIGLSSVMFHSGQWNDVAHVCSTFRPRGIHVIADITQQVGFATVDVQALGVSAAAFSLHKGLHCPTGLAALYVDPDFIKTVDPTPPIVGYGAVSNVRADLLVPDDPIVYHPSAQRYNHLNLSLFSAAVAKAYLSFYLDVLGPEEVESHLYSLGDLLRKECRSLAVNIVGSGSREEHAPHLYVLDLHDERWMPHLQSNGIIVTPYRLGIRVSLGFYNNTEDIKNLVSVLRSGIEMGISVP, encoded by the coding sequence ATGCCTTCAGCCAAAGTTTCTGAGCCTTCCAATGGCGCCCTTAGCACCAACGGCAGCGGAAAAGCCCATGTAAGACCCACTGCCAATAGCGACATGTCGACATCCCGTCGTCTTGTTCCTTTGATTCATGAAGGGACTGTTACCTATCTCAACGCCTCATTCGCTCCCCCTTCCAACATGATCGTTCACGAAGCCATCACCAAGTACGCCTCTGAGGCGTTGTATAACCCTTTGCCGAAGCCGACCTGGCAGGCCACCATGCAAGACGCCCGTCGGCTGCTCGCACGCTACATCAACACCGACTCGTCAAACATCGCCTTTACACGCGACACGACAGAAGCCCTTGGCTCTATAATTCATGGCCTGCACTTCAAGCCCGGTGACAATGTGGTTCTGCTTGATACAGAACATCCTAACCATGCGTATCAGTGGATGTCCCTCCGGCCATTGGGCCTACAAGTTCGGCAGGTTCCTACGATCGAAGCTGACAAGAAGAATGGAAAGCTCAGCGTGGCGAATGCTGAGACCTTTGCCCCTTATGTGGATGACCGAACAATTGCGATTGGGCTTAGTTCCGTCATGTTTCACAGCGGCCAGTGGAACGATGTGGCACATGTTTGCTCTACCTTCCGCCCGAGAGGAATTCATGTCATTGCGGATATAACACAACAGGTTGGGTTTGCGACCGTAGACGTGCAAGCACTCGGCGTTTCGGCGGCAGCATTCTCGTTGCACAAGGGTCTTCACTGCCCAACGGGTCTTGCAGCTCTATATGTCGACCCGGACTTCATCAAGACTGTTGATCCCACTCCACCTATTGTGGGATATGGTGCTGTGAGCAATGTTAGAGctgatcttcttgttcctgaTGACCCTATTGTATACCATCCATCTGCTCAGAGATATAATCACCTGAACCTGAGTCTTTTCTCGGCTGCTGTCGCCAAGGCATATCTCAGCTTCTACCTCGATGTTCTTGGCCCCGAGGAGGTGGAAAGTCACCTTTATAGCTTGGGTGATTTATTGAGGAAAGAATGTAGGAGTTTGGCCGTCAACATAGTCGGTTCTGGCAGCCGCGAAGAGCATGCGCCGCATCTTTACGTCCTGGATCTGCATGACGAAAGATGGATGCCCCATTTGCAAAGCAATGGAATTATCGTGACGCCGTATCGACTTGGAATCAGAGTATCACTCGGCTTCTACAATAACACAGAGGACATCAAGAATCTTGTTTCGGTTCTGAGAAGTGGTATTGAAATGGGAATCTCTGTACCTTAG
- a CDS encoding hypothetical protein (EggNog:ENOG41) — protein sequence MSDAAPPYDSSGSPPAYEEIEKKLNELIGPNPTVEKVLKAAKSVSPKEAEILVQNSKAKFPLKTERQKEDFALGIASATSSDDFKPQITSASSSASRAANEVARIFQKLHLKILEVDRVHESGFAKVLLKHKDHKTDDQMKTAEGFKKDSSLLDSRFQDLITDFSTFVDGFSEWAKDKEKELSDKIKKVEEEIKALKKKLVDLKIARDVFALIGASILPILAILLEVFKPAAIPILIAGLIAAGVTMAIIIGLLVAIQLIEHELEMKEDEKKKLEDQKELIRATRTELVTLGSESLLSFKLSEEPKYMKDNLNNAVTVSDSVMAQYMEEYARGVESQGN from the exons ATGTCTGACGCCGCACCTCCTTACGACTCTTCTGGCTCGCCTCCAGCCTATGAGGAGATCGAAAAGAAACTCAATGAATTGATCGGCCCTAATCCAACCGTTGAGAAAGTCCTTAAAGCAGCTAAAAGTGTCTCGCCTAAGGAAGCAGAGATCCTTGTCCAAAactccaaggccaagttcCCGCTCAAGACTGAGAGGCAAAAGGAAGATTTTGCACTCGGCATTGCTAGCGCCACGTCTTCTGATGATTTCAAGCCGCAGATCACCTCCGCTTCATCGTCTGCCTCGAGGGCAGCAAACGAAGTTGCTCGTATCTTCCAAAAGCTACATctgaagatcttggaggTGGATAGAGTGCATGAGTCTGGATTTGCTAAAGTCCTTCTTAAGCACAAAGAC CACAAGACTGATGACCAGATGAAGACTGCCGAAGGGTTCAAGAAGGACTCTTCTCTACTCGACAGCCGATTCCAAGATCTTATCACGGATTTCTCGACGTTCGTGGATGGATTCTCCGAATGGGCGAAGGATAAGGAGAAAGAGTTGAGCGATAAGATTaaaaaggttgaggaggagatcaaggccttgaagaagaaacttgTCGACCTCAAGATTGCCCGAGATGTGTTTGCCCTTATCGGGGCCAGCATTTTGCCTATACTTGCTATCCTTTTAGAGGTTTTTAAACCAGCTGCGATTCCCATTCTG ATTGCAGGTCtcattgctgctggtgtTACCATGGCTATTATTATTGGTCTCTTGGTTGCTATACAAT TGATTGAGCACGAGCTTGAAATGAAAGAAGACGAGAAAAAAAAGCTGGAAGATCAGAAAGAACTGATCAGAGCGACAAGAACCGAGCTGGTGACTCTCGGTAGTGAGTCTCTGTTATCCTTCAAACTTTCT GAGGAACCGAAGTATATGAAGGACAACTTGAACAACGCAGTGACTGTCT CAGACAGTGTTATGGCGCAGTACATGGAAGAGTATGCCAGAGGGGTCGAATCTCAGGGGAACTAG
- a CDS encoding hypothetical protein (EggNog:ENOG41) produces MAGRELLMEYSSVERKCVQEVWSFEQGACNESEASTSLLEIRSQLREMKLAQQELRVSLRSVFIEREKAYSKVLQKVCTEQKQLAKEVEKGTRDYQRLLHDNSANDALLGEERQNWQLRRQELEDEERLGHRTRESAQEERRRIEEEENDFHESLQQLSLENEAQCVETQQMVEKLRKRDVMKRNLLPLLGVLGGTGLAIAGTVTGLAPLAGAGIGVGFAYASKLEFSRKTEDHTSSKFSLWEGVLGGGQGAAGASLD; encoded by the coding sequence ATGGCTGGGCGAGAGTTGCTTATGGAGTATTCATCAGTCGAGAGAAAATGCGTCCAGGAGGTTTGGTCTTTCGAGCAAGGAGCCTGCAATGAGTCAGAGGCATCCACTTCTCTTTTGGAAATTCGGAGTCAACTTCGGGAGATGAAACTTGCTCAACAAGAATTGCGCGTCTCCTTACGGAGCGTGTTTATCGAAAGAGAGAAGGCGTACAGCAAAGTCTTGCAGAAAGTTTGCACTGAGCAAAAGCAACTGGCTAAAGAGGTCGAGAAAGGCACACGTGATTATCAACGACTCTTGCATGATAATAGCGCCAACGATGCTTTGTTGGGGGAGGAGCGGCAGAACTGGCAATTGAGGCgacaagagcttgaagacgaagaaagaCTTGGTCACAGGACGAGAGAAAGTGCCCAGGAAGAGCGTCGTCggattgaggaggaggaaaacgATTTCCACGAATCACTTCAACAGCTCAGTCTGGAAAATGAAGCGCAATGCGTCGAGACTCAACAGATGGTGGAGAAACTACGCAAACGCGACGTGATGAAACGAAACTTACTACCGCTTCTAGGAGTCCTTGGGGGAACTGGGCTTGCCATTGCCGGTACGGTAACGGGACTGGCTCCGCTCGCTGGAGCAGGAATAGGCGTGGGTTTTGCATATGCTTCTAAACTAGAGTTCTCTCGGAAGACGGAAGATCATACGAGCAGCAAGTTCTCTCTGTGGGAGGGAGTTCTGGGAGGAGGCCAAGGGGCCGCCGGGGCAAGTCTAGACTAG
- a CDS encoding hypothetical protein (EggNog:ENOG41) — protein sequence METAPPQYNAEDAPPSYEDVVKKFTAALGNGKDPEKILDAMASLNLADCKVVCDKNGSKLGPIVGEKDMEKFQLGAEQAASLPVAQEHLKKVANTATRAVKDIEMVFNRLLLKIMEIDKIHESGFVPKLRHHQETFSDLIRESRLLAREISQHGQVEFCADKTISVEERINRIEGFRKEAEGFETASVDMQKRFEKLNNDFTEFIGEFKAWAEDKEKELDKKLTQVIKEIGDLKIRISEVIVSLGFALAGTVIGAMIFAAGHSPFSFILIAAGLILCGLSGVAAMRFIATYLVLSNELKQKEKLKKEYESQLKMIQKARSELVSLGNEGLGTFWDKIGFLKGYWVRASSDAEAIEIWLKKGASDAKWPDYMKKSLHKNVKIYKALSTYLEEYSRGVDTDE from the exons ATGGAGACTGCACCCCCTCAGTACAATGCTGAAGATGCGCCTCCGTCCTATGAAGATGTCGTTAAAAAGTTCACCGCCGCGCTTGGCAACGGCAAAGATCCTGAGAAGATACTTGACGCAATGGCCTCACTCAACCTGGCAGATTGCAAAGTTGTTTGTGACAAGAATGGCAGCAAACTTGGGCCTATTGTTGGGGAGAAGGACATGGAGAAATTCCAACTGGGCGCAGAACAAGCTGCTTCTTTACCCGTTGCTCAAGAGCACCTCAAGAAAGTGGCAAACACTGCTACGCGCGCTGTCAAGGACATTGAGATGGTGTTCAACCGTCTACTCCTAAAAATCATGGAGATCGACAAAATTCACGAATCGGGGTTCGTGCCAAAGCTTAGACACCATCAAGAG ACATTCTCTGACCTGATACGGGAAAGCCGTCTTCTGGCAAGAGAAATCAGCCAACACGGTCAAG TAGAGTTTTGCGCCGACAAAACCATTTCTGTCGAAGAACGGATAAACCGAATTGAGGGCTTCAGAAAA GAGGCAGAGGGATTCGAGACAGCCTCTGTGGATATGCAAAAGCGGTTTGAGAAGCTGAATAATGACTTCACTGAATTCATTGGTGAATTCAAGGCCTGGGCTGAAGATAAAGAAAAGGAACTGGATAAGAAGCTAACACAGGTGATAAAGGAGATCGGGGACCTCAAGATCCGCATTTCTGAGGTAATTGTCTCGTTAGGATTTGCACTCGCTGGCACAGTAATCGGTGCTATGATTTTTGCTGCCGGGCATTCCCcgttctccttcatcttgatt GCCGCTGGACTTATATTGTGTGGTCTCAGCGGTGTCGCCGCTATGAGATTCATCGCGACCTACTTGG TATTGTCAAACGAGCTGAAACaaaaggagaagctcaagaaggaatACGAAAgtcagctgaagatgatacAAAAGGCTCGTTCTGAGCTAGTATCACTCGGTAATGAGGGTCTTGGAACCTTCTGGGACAAAATAGGCTTTCTCAAGGGATATTGGGTAAGAGCGTCCTCTGATGCGGAGGCTATCGAGATTTGGTTGAAAAAAGGAGCATCTGATGCT AAGTGGCCTGATTATATGAAAAAGAGCTTGCATAAAAATGTAAAGATCT ACAAGGCTCTCTCAACCTACCTTGAGGAATACTCCCGTGGTGTTGACACAGATGAATAG
- a CDS encoding hypothetical protein (EggNog:ENOG41), producing MQSQATDLDIIGTQRILGSEGHLTLNPQPTNSPNDPLNWSPWRKYWHAFLVLFIVGLTAATSNSAGSASDALLAKGISDSTENTGAGVLFAGIGYTTLLLSPLPALYGRRSTYLLCLLASVAGSIWFAKTSRSADAIWSQLFVGASESCAEAAAQLSLSELFFSHQRGMVLGLYILATSVGTFLGPLFAGLITDSHLGWSWIGWLAAIISVVTFVVFLFGFEETSFCRRAVLEGIRLSNANEEAPKMEKANFGSDNASERGEQVSSLQDEPKTYWQRIALVTPSPTLIGFGFKQYFSSLLGTFRVFTFPAVLYAGLQWGAQDAWLTFYLTVEEDNYYDAPWNYGDTSVALMNIPTLIGAVIGCFYGGWFSDKFVEWMARRRGGISEAEDRLWLMYPAAIINPVGLIIFGIGSDKGWLFPKLWAAYIGLGFIGFGWGCAGDIGK from the coding sequence ATGCAGTCTCAAGCGACCGACCTTGATATTATTGGAACGCAACGCATTCTCGGCTCCGAGGGACACCTTACGCTCAACCCCCAACCGACCAACTCCCCCAACGATCCTCTGAATTGGTCGCCATGGCGCAAATACTGGCATGCATTCCTCGTACTCTTTATCGTGGGTTTGACTGCTGCCACCAGTAACTCGGCCGGCAGTGCTTCAGATGCGCTGCTGGCGAAAGGCATCAGCGACAGCACTGAGAACACAGGTGCCGGTGTCTTATTCGCCGGCATCGGATACACGACACTTCTTCTATCCCCACTGCCCGCCTTGTATGGCCGCCGCAGCACATACCTCCTCTGCCTCCTTGCATCGGTTGCTGGGAGTATATGGTTCGCCAAGACGTCGCGCTCTGCTGATGCTATTTGGAGCCAGCTCTTTGTCGGCGCCTCTGAGTCTtgtgctgaggctgctgcaCAGCTGTCGCTCTCGGAGCTGTTCTTCAGTCATCAACGCGGTATGGTCCTGGGCCTCTATATCCTCGCCACCAGTGTTGGGACGTTTCTTGGTCCGCTGTTTGCTGGCCTTATCACCGACAGTCATCTTGGCTGGAGCTGGATTGGGTGGCTTGCTGCCATCATCAGCGTGGTAACCTTTGttgtctttctttttggCTTTGAGGAAACAAGCTTTTGTCGCAGAGCTGTTCTCGAAGGTATTAGATTATCCAATGCAAATGAAGAGGCCCCCAAAATGGAGAAAGCCAACTTTGGAAGCGATAATGCATCGGAACGAGGTGAGCAGGTGAGCTCGTTACAGGATGAACCCAAGACATACTGGCAGCGGATTGCGCTAGTGACGCCGTCGCCCACGCTCATAGGCTTTGGCTTCAAGCAATACTTCTCCTCGCTTCTTGGAACATTCCGAGTCTTTACCTTCCCAGCTGTTCTGTATGCTGGACTGCAATGGGGGGCACAAGATGCGTGGCTGACCTTTTACCTTACTGTCGAGGAGGATAACTATTACGATGCCCCATGGAACTACGGCGATACATCGGTGGCATTGATGAACATACCTACTCTGATTGGTGCTGTTATTGGCTGCTTCTATGGAGGTTGGTTCTCAGACAAATTCGTTGAGTGGATGGCACGGCGTCGAGGTGGCATAAGCGAAGCTGAAGACCGACTATGGTTGATGTATCCGGCAGCCATAATCAACCCTGTTGGTCTTATTATTTTCGGCATTGGATCTGATAAGGGGTGGCTGTTTCCCAAGCTTTGGGCTGCTTACATCGGTCTTGGCTTCATAGGCTTCGGTTGGGGATGCGCAGGAGATATTGGTAAGTGA